The Christiangramia salexigens genome includes the window ATCATCCTCTACAAATAATACCAGTTTATTGCCTAAGGCTTCATCTGGCATAGAAGTGATAAAAAACCTTCTATCCAGGATCTTATTGAGTTTTCTTTCAATCTCCTCGGGATGCAATTTGATCCCCCCGGAATTGATCACATTATCAATTCTACCCTTCCATCGAAATCTTTTATAGGTCACGATCTCCACCACATCATTGGTAATTATCTGCTCATCCAGGACGTTGGGAGCTTTTATTATCAAGCAACCACGGTCGTCCTGACCAATACTAACATTAGGAAGTAATTTAAAAGGTCTTGGTTCCTTTTTCTTTTTCTTGGGATTGAGACGTTTCGCTGCAATATGACTACAGGTTTCGGTCATCCCATAGGTTTCAAATATTTTTGATTCAGATTCCAGTAACATTTTCCGAAGTCTCGAAGACACTGCTCCACCCCCAATAATAAGCTTTTTAACCAGGTGTAGTCTTGCAATCGAATTGTCTAATTGAAATGGCGTCATGGCCGAAAAATCGTAGACCTTGAAAACCTGATCCATTGGACTGGAAGACGGCAACACCGAATCCAGATCCCATCCCAGGATCATCGCACGAACAAGCATCATTTTACCGGCTATATAATTCGCAGGGAGACAAAGTAAAGCCGTTGTACCTGCAGGAAGCTCGAAGAATTTGGCAGTGGCGATCGCAGAATTGATCATATGCTGCTTCTTAAGTCTAATCTTTTTTGGCTCCCCCGTAGAGCCTGAAGTGTAGACTTCTATGTAAGCCAGAGGCTTTAACCAATCAATTAGAAATTTCCCTATTTTTTCCTCATATGGCTCACCTTCATCTATAAGCCGTAGGGCCAAATTCTTTAATTCTGAATTGGTGTAATGGCGTTTATTTAATCTAAAATCGGAGTGGGTTTCCGGAGTTTTGTATCTGTCTGACATATGTTGCAACCAAAGTTGTCTTAAAACTAACGACTTAAAGTTAACAAATTGCCATTAAATTCTTAAATCTCTTCTGAAACATTTAATATTTCAGGCTTTTCGACCTTTCCGAATAATTTTTCTTTCCAGTTCTTCCATCCATATCTACGCGCCATGATGAATAAAAACAATGGATAAACGACAAATATTGGAATTAAGATATCCCATCCGGCTGAAGGTTCAGAAACATCTTTAAATATTGAAGGAGTCTGAAAAGCTGTCCAGTCTGCTGTAACAATGAGCGCAGTAAGAAGGTTATTGGCTGCATGAAAGCCAAGGGCTAACTCAATCCCCTCATCCATCAATGCCATTATTCCAAGCATAAAACCTGTCCCGATATAATAGATCATAATAATATTCCCTAGTTTGGTGACTTCCGGATTAAAAAAATGAAGGCTACCAAAAATCACCGATGTGACCACAAGA containing:
- a CDS encoding AMP-binding protein; translation: MSDRYKTPETHSDFRLNKRHYTNSELKNLALRLIDEGEPYEEKIGKFLIDWLKPLAYIEVYTSGSTGEPKKIRLKKQHMINSAIATAKFFELPAGTTALLCLPANYIAGKMMLVRAMILGWDLDSVLPSSSPMDQVFKVYDFSAMTPFQLDNSIARLHLVKKLIIGGGAVSSRLRKMLLESESKIFETYGMTETCSHIAAKRLNPKKKKKEPRPFKLLPNVSIGQDDRGCLIIKAPNVLDEQIITNDVVEIVTYKRFRWKGRIDNVINSGGIKLHPEEIERKLNKILDRRFFITSMPDEALGNKLVLFVEDDFSEETLNNLEKKINSLKSLDKNEKPKKIYLVEKFEETPNGKIHRENTFRSRVD